The genomic segment CCGCCGCCTGGCGCACGCGGCCGTGGTCCATCAAGGCCTGAGGTCCATCCTGGGCGAACGTGGGCGTGATCGAGACGGCCGTGATGGGCACGGCCAGGGCCATCGCCAGACAAAAGTGTCGCATCGTGGCGGAACTCCAGGCTGAGGGGTGGCAGGGAGCGAACGCGGACACTATTGGAAAAACCGTTCCATCCGGCTCGGGTGACTCGAGTCTTGCGGCGCAAGGCCCTACGCTCGGGACCGGCTCTCGGTTTCACCCGACCATGCCCGATCGTGGGATGAGGTCGTCCCAGGATCGGACAGGAACTCGCTAGTCCTGCATGTCGAGAGTCTTGAGCGTGGCGAGCACCGGACGCCATGCCTCGTCCAGGGCGATCGCCGCCATGTCGTCCTCGCCGGGAAGCTCCCCGCACAGCACCGGGTGCTTGCGGCTGTCCCTGCGGAACTCATCGCGGTAGCGGGTCTGGTACAGGGACCGCCTGCGGTCGCTCCGCGCCTGCTCGAGCATCTCCGGAAGGGTCCAGGTGCCGAAGCACTCCGCCCAGCGCTGGCGCACCTTGCGGCCCTCCTCGGCCTCCTCCTGCCCCGCCGGGATCAGTCGATAGTCGTCGCAGCTCCCGTCGGCACGGAAGTCGGTCCACGCGACACGCGCCACCGTCTGGAAGGACTCCTTGCGGCTGGCCAGGGCGGCACGGGTTCGCGTGTCGAGCACCTCGACGTCCCAGTCGACGGTGATGTGACGCTCGCGGGCCACGGCGTCGAAGTGCTTCACCTGCCAGCGCGTGATCGGACGACCCGCGGTGTCCTGCTCGGTGATCTTGCGGTAGATCGGGTACTGAAAGCTGAAGGTGTTGGTGGTCGAGCGCAGACCGTGCACGCGGCCCCAGACGACACGGGCCGCCTCGACGCCGCTCGCCACGCGCCATCGTGCCTCGGGGGACAGATCCTGAAGCTCCTTCACGGTCATCGTGGCGTAGACCTCGTCGGGGCTGATGAGCTCGGTGAACTGGAGCCCTTCGTCCTTGATGCGCCCGGCGAGGCTCCTGTAGAGAGCGTCGGTCATGGCGCGCGAGATCCCCGGCATGTGAACGTCGTCTTCCACCGGCAACAAGGCGACCCGGGTCATGGCCGCTTCACGGGAAGCGCGGAGCTTCTCCTGCACGTCGCGATACGACGCTACGAAGCTCATGGCGGAGCGGTAGTGCCCGTAGGCCTGCTTTGGCCGTTTGGCCTGGAGGCTCTGCTCTCCACGGCCGTACTCGATGGCGGCCGCGCCGTCGATGATGACGTTCTCCCGCGCGAAGTAGCCGGGGTCGGCCGGAATCACGAGCTGGTAGCGCGCCATTTCGGCGCGATCGTCGCGCATCTCGAGCGCCATCCGCGCCGCCGCGATCGTGTCCGTGCGCGCCGTCTCGAGGATGCGCGCCTTGCTCTGGTCGATGATCTGGGTGGCGGCTGCCGTCATCGCCGATCGCGCCGCGCCGTTCTCGGGATCCTTGTCGACCCCGCGCCTTGCGAGCTCGTACGCGCGCGGGAGATCGCCCTGTTGCAGCGCGCGTTCACTCTCGCGCGCGAGCTTGGCGGGACCAGCGCACGAGGTCGCGAACGCTGTGAGAAGGAGCAGCGCAACACCGCGGCTCGGGTGCATGCGACTCACCTCCATCACGGGGCTCAGGGAGCTCCAGCCACCGTGGCGCGCCCGCCCTGGCACCGGGCGCTGGGCGAAAGGTAGACTGCCGGCGAACATCGGGAGTCCTGGGAGTGCAAAGACCGACGACTTCCGCATCTCTGGAGCCTCCATCGTGAGCTCGACCCCCTCTTACTACGTCCACGGCACCCATCCCGAAGAACAGCGCCGGCTCTCGCTTCTCAACGATATCCTGAATCGAGGATCGCTTCGCCAGCTCTCGCTGCGTGGCGGCGAGCGCGTGATCGATCTCGGCTGCGGCCTGGGCCAGCTCACGCATGGCATGGCGGCGGCCGCCGGCCCGGCCGGGCGCGTGCTGGGCATCGACCGCAGCGCCGAGCAGCTCGAGCAGGCTCGCCAGATCACCGGCTCGCCGGAGGCCGCGCCCATCGAGTTCCGCGAAGGCGACGTGCTGGCGCTCGAGCTGCCCGATGACGAATGGGAGAGCTTCGACGTCGCGCATACGAGGTTCGTGCTCGAGCACGTTCCCGAGCCGCTCCAGGTGGTGCGCACGATGGCGCGCGCGGTCAAGACCGGAGGCCGCGTGGTGCTGGAGGACGAGGACCACGACATCCTGCGCCTGTGGCCCGAGCCGCCAGGAGTCCTCCGCATGTGGCGCGCGTACGTCGACAGCTACGTGCGCCGCGGCAACGATCCATTCGTCGGCCGCAAGCTGAACGTGCTGCTCCACGAGGCAGGCCTCGAGCCGAAGCGCTCCGCGCCGATCTGGTTCGGATCTTCCGCGGGCGAACCGCTCTTCCAGGCGTGGATCGACAATTTCCATGGGGTGATGACCGGCGCGCGCGAGGAGGTGCTCTCGACCGGCGCGCTCGATGCCGCGGCCTACGACGCGGCGCTCCTGGCGCTGCGCGAATGGGGACGGCGTCCCGATGCCGCGGCGTGGTATTTCATGGCGTATGCGGAGGGCGTGAAGCCGTAGGCCGGCGCGCCGTGTTTGCCCGGACACGGGCGCGTGTCCGGGGACCCACGCGAGGCTCCTCCATCTCGCCGTAACTCCAGCGATTTCAGGCTCGCTGCCGGGCACCGAGGTTGCAGTCCACCGCTCCGTCCGTTGAAAGGAGCGGATCCCATGTCCACCTCTGCGCTGCTCGGTCGCCTGAAGCTTCTCGCCCTCACCCTCCTCCTGCCGGCGTCGATCGCAACCGCCCAGGAAGAGCCGACGCAGGACCACACGCTCTCGCCCTATTTCTTCATCGAGGGAGGCGACTCACGGACGGATCGCTTCCCGCTGCTGGGAACACGCGTCAACGTGAACGTCGCCGGTGTCATCGCCGACGTCACCGTCCGGCAGACCTACAAGAACGACGGCCAGCGCCCCATTCACGCCAAGTACATCTTCCCGGCATCGACGCGGGCGGCGGTGCACGGCCTCACGATGACGGTCGGCAACGAGATGATTCGCGCCAAGATCAAGGAGCGGGAGCAGGCGAGGAGAGACTTCGACGTCGCCAGGAAAGCCGGCAAGAATGCCGCGCTGCTCGAAGAGCAGCGCCCCAACGTGTTCACGATGGACGTGGCCAACATCGTGCCCGGCCAGACCATCGACGTCGAGCTGAGCTATTCGGAGCTGCTGATCCCGACTTCGGGAGTCTACGAGTTCGTCTATCCCACCGTCGTCGGCCCGCGCTACTCCACCGTTCCCGAAGCCGGCGCGCCCTCGACCGAACGCTGGCTCAAGTCACCGCACACACCCGAAGGCGAGCCGCCGCGTTACACGCTGGCTCTGCAGGGCGTGGTGACGGCAGGCATGCCGGTGCACGACCTGGTCAGTCCGTCGCACACCATCGACGCCCGGTGGCAGGACGCTTCGAAAGTCGCGTTCACGCTCGATCCCAATGAAGCCCAGGGCGGCAACCGGGACTTCGTGCTGCGCTTCCGGCTCGAAGGCGATCGCATCCAGTCCGGCCTCATGCTCTACCGCGGGACCGAGGAGCAGTTCTTCCTCACCATGGTGCAGCCACCGCGCCGCGTCAGTCTCGACGAGATTCCGCCACGCGAGTACGTCTTCGTCGTCGACGTCTCGGGCTCGATGCACGGCTTTCCGCTCAACACCACCAAGGCGCTCTTGCGCGATCTGATCGGCCACCTGCGCCCCGACGACACGTTCAACGTCCTGCTCTTCTCGGGTGGATCTCGCCTCCTGTCCGCCGCCTCGCTCACCGCCACTCCGGAGCACATCGAGCAGGCGCTCGCCATCATCGACCTCGAGCGGGGCGGCGGCGGGACGGAGCTGCTCGCCGCAGTGAAGCGGGCGATGGCGCTACCCGAGGACGATGACGCCCGCTCGCGCAGCATCCTGGTCATCACCGACGGATACATCGGCGCAGAGCGTGAGGTGTTCACCTTCATCCGCGAGAACCTCGGACGGGCGAATGTGTTCGCCTTCGGCATCGGCAGCGGCGTCAACCGCCATCTCATCGAAGGCATCGCCCGCGCCGGAATGGGCGAGCCGTTCGTGGCGCTGAATCCCGAGGAAGCACGCGACTGCGCAGGCCGTTTTCGCGAGTACGTGCAGTACCCGTTGCTGACCGACGTGCGGATCGCGTTCGAAGGCATCGAAGCGTACGACGTGGAGCCGAAGTCGATCCCGGACGTGATGGCCGACCGCCCCATCGTGGTGTTCGGGAAGTGGCGCGGCGAGCCGCGCGGCCAGGTGGTGGTCACCGGCACCACGGGCTCCGGCACGTTCCGTCAGTCCTTCGATGCCGCCGCGGCGGGTCCGGACCCATCGAGCACGGCGCTCCGCTACCTGTGGGCACGGGCCCGCATCGCCGACCTCTCGAACTTCGGCGACAGCCAGGAGGACGACGAAGTGCGCAAGCAGCTCGTGTCGCTCGGGCTCACCTACAACCTGCTCACCCGGCACACCTCGTTCATCGCCGTGCGCGAGGTGATCCAGAACCCGCTGGCCCACGGACAGGACGTGGTCCAGCCGCTGCCGCTCCCGGCCGGCGTGAGCAACCGCGCCGTCTTTGGCATGGGCGTCGGCGATGAGCCCGGCCTGGGCTGGCTCTTCGCGCTGGCGCTCCTGGCCTGCATCGGCGTGGCGCTCCGGCAGCGGCCGGTCTCGCAGGAGCGGATCCCGTCATGAGCGTCTCCGTGGATCGCGCGTGGTGGGACCGCACGCTGAACCTCGCGTTCATCGGCCTGGCACTCGGTCTCGCATGGGGCCTCAAGGACTTCTACCGGCGCGCCGGTTTCGAGGAACTGCTGTGGGTGCTGGCTCCCACTCGCCAGCTGGTCGAGTGGCTGTCGGGCGCCCGGTTCGAGCTCG from the Candidatus Eisenbacteria bacterium genome contains:
- a CDS encoding VIT and VWA domain-containing protein is translated as MSTSALLGRLKLLALTLLLPASIATAQEEPTQDHTLSPYFFIEGGDSRTDRFPLLGTRVNVNVAGVIADVTVRQTYKNDGQRPIHAKYIFPASTRAAVHGLTMTVGNEMIRAKIKEREQARRDFDVARKAGKNAALLEEQRPNVFTMDVANIVPGQTIDVELSYSELLIPTSGVYEFVYPTVVGPRYSTVPEAGAPSTERWLKSPHTPEGEPPRYTLALQGVVTAGMPVHDLVSPSHTIDARWQDASKVAFTLDPNEAQGGNRDFVLRFRLEGDRIQSGLMLYRGTEEQFFLTMVQPPRRVSLDEIPPREYVFVVDVSGSMHGFPLNTTKALLRDLIGHLRPDDTFNVLLFSGGSRLLSAASLTATPEHIEQALAIIDLERGGGGTELLAAVKRAMALPEDDDARSRSILVITDGYIGAEREVFTFIRENLGRANVFAFGIGSGVNRHLIEGIARAGMGEPFVALNPEEARDCAGRFREYVQYPLLTDVRIAFEGIEAYDVEPKSIPDVMADRPIVVFGKWRGEPRGQVVVTGTTGSGTFRQSFDAAAAGPDPSSTALRYLWARARIADLSNFGDSQEDDEVRKQLVSLGLTYNLLTRHTSFIAVREVIQNPLAHGQDVVQPLPLPAGVSNRAVFGMGVGDEPGLGWLFALALLACIGVALRQRPVSQERIPS
- a CDS encoding methyltransferase domain-containing protein, whose translation is MSSTPSYYVHGTHPEEQRRLSLLNDILNRGSLRQLSLRGGERVIDLGCGLGQLTHGMAAAAGPAGRVLGIDRSAEQLEQARQITGSPEAAPIEFREGDVLALELPDDEWESFDVAHTRFVLEHVPEPLQVVRTMARAVKTGGRVVLEDEDHDILRLWPEPPGVLRMWRAYVDSYVRRGNDPFVGRKLNVLLHEAGLEPKRSAPIWFGSSAGEPLFQAWIDNFHGVMTGAREEVLSTGALDAAAYDAALLALREWGRRPDAAAWYFMAYAEGVKP